A section of the Rhodothermus profundi genome encodes:
- a CDS encoding cytochrome C, translated as MTWLDKIIGPRIPDSVLHRERRRFRRPTLLLGSAALLLLISIFFPYWRIRLYAPQYPGGLVAKVYVNRVEGDVREIDALNHYIGMRPLEEAAQLERSLSIILIGAMALLVAGAIYVHSPWAAVLSLPALLYPLIFLGDLYYWLWNFGTNLDPRAPLSSSVKPFVPPLLGEGQVGQFRVVAIWDIGLWLAIVASILIVVGLYHHRKAYKPFYEAYVRGQTA; from the coding sequence ATGACGTGGTTGGACAAAATCATTGGGCCGCGCATTCCAGATTCGGTCCTGCATCGCGAGCGGCGACGCTTCCGTCGGCCCACCCTCCTGCTGGGCAGCGCGGCATTGTTGCTGTTGATTTCGATTTTCTTTCCCTACTGGCGCATTCGGCTATATGCGCCGCAGTATCCCGGTGGCCTGGTGGCCAAAGTGTACGTGAACCGCGTCGAAGGCGACGTCCGTGAGATTGATGCGCTCAACCATTACATCGGTATGCGGCCGCTCGAAGAGGCTGCCCAGCTTGAACGTTCCCTGAGCATCATACTTATCGGCGCAATGGCCCTGCTGGTAGCCGGCGCCATCTACGTACATTCTCCATGGGCTGCTGTGCTGAGCCTGCCCGCCCTGCTCTACCCCCTGATTTTTCTGGGCGATCTGTACTACTGGCTCTGGAATTTTGGCACCAACCTGGATCCCAGAGCCCCGCTGAGCAGCTCGGTCAAGCCTTTTGTTCCACCGCTCCTGGGCGAAGGCCAGGTCGGCCAGTTCCGGGTTGTGGCTATCTGGGACATTGGACTCTGGCTGGCCATTGTAGCTTCTATTCTGATCGTGGTCGGTCTCTACCACCATCGCAAGGCTTACAAGCCATTTTACGAGGCTTATGTCCGGGGACAGACGGCATAG
- the nosZ gene encoding Sec-dependent nitrous-oxide reductase: MKRNTLLGLTGLALAALLLIGCRGDGQTGAVVSDDPMEIARARGLSPADVVAAVKTYQPTGTYDEYIMFASGGHSGQVLVIGLPSMRLLKVIGVFTPEPWQGWGFSKETQEVLAQGNYDGKELTWGDVHHPALSETNGDYDGQFLFVNEKANARVAVIDLRDFETKQIVKNPLSLSDHGGAFVTPNTEWVIEGGQYAAPFDGYAPLDQYKEKYRGLVTFWKFDRERGRILPEQSFALELPPYWQDICDAGKQVSEGWVFCNSFNTEMATGGVEKGNPPFEAGASQRDMDYLHVINLRKAVELVEAGRTRTIKGFKVLPLETAAAEGVLYFVPEPKSPHGVDVSPDGNYLVVSGKLDPHATVYNFQKIQDAIANERFSGRDDYGVPIIDFDAVVEAQIELGLGPLHTQFDPNGYAYTSLFLESAVVRWTLGGPWTEKHGREPWTVVDKVSIHYNIGHLAVAEGDNVNPDGRYLVAMNKWSVDRFANVGPLLPQNFQLVDIGNPNGPMQLLYDMPIPLGEPHYAQIIKADKLQPWEVYPEVGWDPTTQSRHPDATQPGQERIERRGNTVEIWMTATRSHFTPEHVEVRKGDRVIWHITNIERARDATHGFALPGYNFNLSIEPGETATIEFVADRDGVFAFYCTEFCSALHLEMAGYFLVRP; this comes from the coding sequence ATGAAGCGCAACACATTACTTGGGCTGACCGGCTTAGCACTCGCCGCCCTGCTGCTGATCGGCTGTCGCGGGGACGGCCAGACCGGTGCGGTCGTCAGCGACGATCCTATGGAAATCGCACGCGCGCGCGGTCTGAGCCCGGCCGATGTCGTGGCGGCGGTCAAGACCTATCAGCCCACCGGCACCTACGACGAATACATCATGTTTGCTTCGGGCGGGCACTCTGGACAGGTGCTGGTTATCGGCCTTCCGTCCATGCGCCTGCTGAAAGTCATCGGCGTCTTCACCCCTGAACCCTGGCAGGGCTGGGGCTTTTCCAAAGAAACGCAGGAAGTGCTCGCCCAGGGGAACTACGACGGGAAAGAGCTGACCTGGGGAGACGTGCACCACCCCGCGCTCTCGGAGACAAACGGCGACTATGACGGACAATTCCTGTTTGTCAACGAAAAAGCCAACGCACGCGTAGCCGTCATCGACCTGCGCGACTTTGAAACAAAGCAGATCGTTAAGAACCCGCTGTCGCTGAGCGACCACGGAGGCGCTTTTGTGACGCCCAACACGGAATGGGTGATCGAAGGGGGCCAGTATGCTGCGCCGTTTGACGGCTACGCCCCCTTGGACCAGTATAAAGAAAAGTACCGGGGCCTGGTTACCTTCTGGAAGTTTGACCGGGAGCGTGGCCGTATCCTGCCAGAACAATCCTTTGCGCTGGAGCTGCCTCCTTACTGGCAGGACATCTGCGACGCCGGCAAACAGGTGAGCGAAGGGTGGGTCTTCTGCAATTCGTTCAACACCGAAATGGCCACAGGTGGCGTGGAGAAAGGCAATCCGCCCTTTGAAGCCGGCGCCTCGCAACGTGACATGGACTACCTGCACGTGATCAACCTGCGCAAAGCGGTTGAACTGGTTGAAGCTGGCCGCACGCGCACAATCAAGGGCTTTAAGGTGCTCCCGCTGGAGACAGCGGCTGCTGAAGGCGTCCTGTACTTTGTACCGGAGCCCAAGAGCCCGCACGGAGTGGACGTTTCGCCAGACGGTAACTATCTGGTAGTCTCCGGCAAGCTGGATCCCCATGCCACGGTCTACAACTTCCAGAAAATCCAGGATGCTATCGCCAATGAGCGCTTCTCCGGGCGGGATGACTACGGCGTGCCCATTATCGACTTTGATGCAGTCGTTGAAGCTCAGATCGAGCTGGGCTTAGGACCGCTGCATACGCAGTTCGATCCCAACGGCTATGCCTACACCAGCCTCTTCCTGGAAAGTGCGGTGGTGCGCTGGACGCTGGGCGGTCCCTGGACCGAAAAGCATGGTCGGGAGCCGTGGACCGTGGTGGACAAGGTATCAATCCACTACAACATCGGGCACCTGGCGGTGGCCGAAGGGGATAACGTGAACCCGGACGGTCGCTACCTGGTCGCCATGAACAAGTGGTCCGTGGACCGCTTCGCGAATGTCGGGCCGCTGCTGCCACAAAACTTCCAGTTGGTGGACATCGGCAATCCCAACGGCCCGATGCAGTTGCTCTACGACATGCCGATTCCGCTGGGTGAGCCGCACTACGCCCAGATTATCAAGGCCGACAAGCTGCAGCCGTGGGAAGTGTATCCGGAAGTCGGATGGGATCCGACCACGCAGTCGCGCCATCCGGATGCCACCCAACCAGGCCAGGAACGCATAGAGCGCCGTGGCAACACGGTGGAAATCTGGATGACGGCCACGCGCAGCCACTTTACCCCCGAGCATGTGGAAGTCCGCAAGGGCGACCGGGTCATCTGGCACATTACCAACATCGAGCGGGCCCGGGACGCCACGCACGGCTTTGCTTTGCCCGGCTATAACTTCAACCTGAGCATCGAACCGGGTGAGACGGCTACGATTGAGTTCGTGGCCGACCGCGACGGTGTCTTCGCCTTCTACTGCACCGAGTTCTGCTCGGCGCTTCATCTGGAAATGGCCGGATACTTCCTGGTACGGCCGTAA
- a CDS encoding ABC transporter ATP-binding protein has protein sequence MALLTIEKLTKRFGAVTVLQEISCTIAPGESVALWGPNGAGKTTLLRCVLGVLPFDGRIQIHGLDVRRQGKQARRLVGFVPQEVAFYPTLTVRETAAFFARLRGLDPAEARQRLVQVALEDRLDQPVRTLSGGQRQRLALALALLGDPPLLLLDEPTASLDVRSRAEFIAHLQTLLAQGKTLLFSTHRFEEVEHLARRVLLLENGRLEADTTPGALARQLFPDVTHYHLRLHLPESQRSSALETLQTHGYEVWMNGHGLEVRVPANQKASPLLLLSRAGFEVIDFELHA, from the coding sequence ATGGCGCTGCTGACTATCGAAAAGCTGACCAAGCGCTTTGGGGCCGTAACTGTGCTGCAGGAAATATCCTGCACAATAGCTCCGGGCGAAAGTGTGGCCCTGTGGGGGCCCAACGGAGCGGGCAAAACCACATTGCTTCGCTGCGTGCTGGGCGTGTTGCCGTTTGACGGCAGAATCCAGATCCACGGCCTTGACGTGCGGCGTCAGGGGAAGCAGGCGCGACGGCTGGTGGGCTTTGTGCCGCAGGAAGTGGCTTTCTATCCCACGCTGACCGTCCGAGAAACCGCTGCTTTTTTTGCCCGGCTGCGCGGGCTTGATCCAGCAGAAGCCAGACAACGACTGGTGCAGGTTGCCCTGGAAGATCGCCTGGACCAGCCCGTCCGCACCCTTTCCGGAGGCCAGCGCCAACGCCTGGCCCTCGCATTAGCCTTGCTGGGCGATCCGCCGCTGCTCCTGCTCGACGAGCCCACCGCCAGCCTGGACGTCCGCAGCCGGGCCGAGTTTATCGCCCACCTGCAAACGCTGCTAGCCCAGGGGAAAACGTTGCTGTTTTCGACGCACCGCTTTGAGGAAGTAGAGCACCTGGCGCGTCGCGTGCTTCTGCTCGAAAATGGCCGTCTGGAGGCAGATACCACTCCGGGCGCGCTGGCCCGCCAACTGTTTCCAGATGTAACCCATTATCATCTACGCTTGCATCTCCCTGAATCGCAACGCTCCAGCGCCCTGGAAACGCTCCAGACCCATGGCTACGAGGTATGGATGAACGGCCACGGACTGGAAGTGCGCGTGCCGGCCAACCAGAAAGCCTCACCGCTGCTCCTGCTGAGCCGCGCTGGCTTTGAGGTTATCGACTTTGAACTGCATGCGTGA
- the sufC gene encoding Fe-S cluster assembly ATPase SufC: MALLEIRNLHARVEEKEILKGVNLTVNPGEVHAIMGPNGSGKSTLASVLAGREDYEVTEGEVLYDGQNLLEMEPDERAREGIFLAFQYPVELPGVNMATFLREALKAIREHRGLPPLSPVEFMKLLKEKAELVGLDPSLKQRSVNEGFSGGEKKRSEIFQLAMLEPRLAILDETDSGLDIDALRAVADGVNKLRAPDRAFVIITHYQRLLNYIVPDYVHVMVDGRIVRSGDKNLALELEEKGYDWIKEEIGLVA; the protein is encoded by the coding sequence ATGGCACTCCTGGAAATTCGTAACCTGCACGCACGCGTTGAAGAAAAGGAAATCCTCAAGGGCGTTAACCTGACCGTCAACCCGGGCGAAGTTCACGCCATCATGGGCCCGAACGGCTCGGGCAAAAGCACGCTGGCTTCGGTCCTGGCCGGCCGCGAAGACTACGAAGTCACCGAAGGGGAAGTGCTCTACGACGGCCAGAACCTGTTAGAGATGGAGCCCGACGAGCGGGCCCGCGAAGGAATCTTTCTGGCTTTCCAGTATCCAGTCGAACTCCCGGGCGTCAATATGGCCACGTTCCTGCGCGAGGCGCTCAAAGCCATCCGGGAGCACCGCGGTCTGCCCCCGCTTAGCCCGGTGGAATTCATGAAACTGCTTAAAGAAAAAGCAGAACTGGTCGGGCTCGACCCCAGCCTGAAGCAACGCTCGGTCAATGAAGGCTTTTCCGGAGGTGAAAAGAAGCGGAGCGAAATCTTTCAGTTGGCCATGTTGGAGCCACGCCTGGCCATCCTTGACGAGACGGACTCAGGGCTTGACATCGACGCCCTTCGCGCGGTGGCCGATGGGGTCAATAAGCTACGCGCGCCCGACCGTGCCTTTGTGATCATTACGCACTACCAGCGTCTTCTCAACTACATCGTGCCGGACTACGTGCACGTCATGGTCGATGGACGAATCGTCCGCTCCGGCGACAAGAACCTCGCCCTGGAGCTGGAAGAAAAAGGCTACGATTGGATTAAGGAAGAAATCGGGCTGGTTGCCTGA
- the sufB gene encoding Fe-S cluster assembly protein SufB, whose translation MSDTAYLHQIAQSDYKYGFETDIEVEKAPPGLSEEVIHYISDRRGEPDWMREWRLRAFRYFMSLLERYEETYPRWAHLKYPDIDFQAISYYAAPQKKPRYKSLDEVDPKILETFRKLGIPLDEQMRLAGVAVDAVMDSVSVATTFKEELAKHGIIFCSMGEAIEHYPELVKKYLGSVVPYTDNFFAALNAAVFSDGSFVYVPKGVRCPMELSTYFRINTAGTGQFERTLIIADEGAYVSYLEGCTAPMRDEHQLHAAVVELIALKDAEIKYSTVQNWYPGDAEGKGGVYNFVTKRGICLGENSKISWTQLETGSAITWKYPSVILKGDNSVGEFYSVAFTKGYQQADTGTKMIHLGRNTRSTIISKGIAAGYSNNSYRGLVKIARSADNARNFSQCDSMLLGDKCGAHTFPYLEIENPTARVEHEATTSKIGEDQIFYCQQRGLSEETAIKLIVNGFCKEVLAQLPMEFAMEAQKLLAIELEGSVG comes from the coding sequence ATGAGCGACACTGCCTACCTGCACCAGATCGCCCAGAGCGACTACAAGTACGGGTTCGAGACCGACATCGAAGTTGAAAAGGCGCCTCCTGGCCTGAGCGAGGAGGTCATCCACTACATCTCGGACCGGCGCGGGGAGCCGGACTGGATGCGGGAATGGCGTCTGCGCGCGTTTCGCTATTTCATGAGCCTCCTGGAACGCTACGAAGAAACCTACCCGCGCTGGGCGCACCTGAAGTACCCCGACATCGACTTTCAGGCAATCAGCTACTACGCCGCTCCCCAGAAAAAGCCGCGCTATAAGAGCCTCGACGAAGTCGATCCCAAAATCCTGGAGACGTTCCGTAAACTGGGTATCCCCCTGGATGAACAGATGCGGCTGGCCGGCGTGGCCGTCGATGCGGTCATGGACAGTGTGTCGGTGGCCACCACCTTCAAGGAAGAACTGGCCAAGCACGGCATCATCTTCTGCTCCATGGGTGAGGCCATTGAGCACTATCCGGAGCTCGTGAAAAAGTACCTGGGCTCCGTCGTCCCCTACACCGATAATTTCTTCGCCGCCCTGAACGCTGCCGTCTTCTCCGATGGCTCGTTTGTCTACGTGCCTAAAGGCGTGCGCTGCCCGATGGAGCTGAGCACCTACTTCCGAATCAACACAGCAGGCACCGGGCAATTCGAGCGCACGCTGATCATTGCTGACGAGGGGGCTTACGTGAGCTACCTGGAAGGCTGCACGGCCCCCATGCGCGACGAGCATCAGTTGCACGCAGCCGTCGTGGAACTGATCGCGCTGAAAGACGCCGAAATCAAGTACTCCACCGTCCAGAACTGGTACCCGGGCGATGCAGAAGGCAAAGGCGGGGTCTACAATTTTGTTACCAAACGCGGCATCTGCCTGGGCGAAAACTCCAAGATTTCCTGGACGCAGCTTGAAACCGGCTCCGCTATTACCTGGAAGTATCCAAGCGTCATCCTGAAGGGCGACAACTCGGTAGGCGAGTTTTACTCCGTCGCGTTCACGAAAGGGTACCAGCAGGCCGACACGGGCACTAAGATGATCCATCTGGGCCGCAATACGCGTAGCACGATCATTTCGAAGGGTATTGCGGCCGGATACTCAAACAATAGCTATCGCGGGTTGGTCAAAATAGCCCGCTCGGCCGACAACGCCCGCAACTTCTCCCAGTGCGACTCCATGTTGCTGGGCGACAAGTGCGGAGCGCATACATTTCCCTACCTTGAAATCGAAAACCCGACCGCCCGTGTCGAACACGAGGCAACAACCTCGAAAATTGGTGAAGACCAGATTTTCTACTGCCAGCAGCGGGGCCTGAGCGAAGAAACGGCCATCAAACTCATCGTGAACGGCTTCTGCAAAGAGGTGCTGGCGCAGCTTCCCATGGAGTTTGCCATGGAAGCCCAGAAGCTGCTGGCCATCGAACTGGAAGGTAGTGTTGGCTAA
- a CDS encoding CBS domain-containing protein codes for MRVRDVLRGKPARVITVEAETPVREAVQRLRRHQIGAMPVVDDRARMIGLFTERDVVWRLAERGAALLEEPVRRCMTSPVHFCKPDDPIRDVMWQMTYRRIRHLPVVEDGRLIGMISIGDVVKSRLEELEAEARVLRDIVVAGR; via the coding sequence ATGAGGGTTCGCGATGTACTGCGCGGCAAACCCGCGCGTGTGATTACTGTGGAAGCGGAGACGCCGGTACGTGAGGCGGTGCAGCGTCTTCGGAGGCACCAGATCGGGGCCATGCCGGTCGTTGATGACCGAGCCCGGATGATCGGGCTCTTTACGGAGCGTGACGTAGTGTGGCGGTTGGCTGAAAGAGGAGCCGCTCTGCTGGAGGAGCCCGTGCGCCGTTGCATGACCAGTCCGGTGCATTTCTGCAAGCCAGACGACCCCATTCGGGATGTGATGTGGCAGATGACCTATCGCCGCATTCGTCACCTTCCGGTGGTTGAAGACGGCCGGCTCATTGGCATGATCAGTATTGGCGACGTCGTTAAATCTCGCCTGGAAGAGCTCGAAGCTGAGGCGCGCGTGTTGCGTGACATCGTGGTTGCCGGACGGTAA
- a CDS encoding HesB/IscA family protein — protein sequence MELQITERALTRIREIAQNEGVDLARTMLRIAVVPGGCSGLTYELGWDTTLQEQDLTAQFEGVQVVIDRRSYLYLKGTTLDFTDGLEGRGFHFVNPQAARTCACGESFGL from the coding sequence ATGGAATTGCAGATAACCGAACGGGCGCTGACGCGCATTCGTGAGATTGCCCAGAATGAAGGAGTGGACCTGGCTCGTACGATGCTTCGCATTGCGGTGGTGCCGGGAGGCTGTTCGGGACTGACCTATGAGTTGGGCTGGGACACGACATTGCAGGAACAGGACCTGACGGCGCAGTTCGAGGGAGTGCAGGTTGTCATTGATCGGCGGAGCTATCTTTATCTGAAAGGGACCACGTTAGATTTTACTGATGGGTTAGAAGGGCGGGGATTCCACTTTGTCAATCCGCAGGCGGCGCGCACCTGCGCCTGTGGAGAGTCTTTCGGGCTTTAA
- a CDS encoding nitrous oxide reductase accessory protein NosL — protein MPATLRRLGQLVGFSGLLLLSTCRPAPEPDWPPVIRFGYDACDYCRMLISEPRYAATLRTTDGQEYRFDDMGCLLHYLHEHPELTEARIWVHDYFEDRWLSADQAFFVRSNRLLTPMGYGIVALADTLAADSLAHALGGVLTRFASLREAPPPVPMQLP, from the coding sequence ATGCCTGCTACATTGCGTCGTCTGGGCCAGTTAGTTGGATTTAGCGGACTCCTGTTGTTAAGTACCTGCCGGCCGGCTCCTGAGCCAGATTGGCCTCCTGTTATTCGTTTTGGCTACGACGCCTGCGACTACTGCCGCATGCTCATCAGCGAGCCCCGCTATGCGGCTACGCTGCGCACAACAGACGGCCAGGAATACCGCTTTGACGATATGGGGTGTCTGCTTCACTACCTGCACGAGCACCCCGAGCTTACCGAAGCCCGCATCTGGGTCCATGACTATTTCGAGGACCGCTGGCTATCTGCCGACCAGGCGTTCTTTGTGCGCAGCAACCGCCTCCTCACTCCGATGGGATATGGCATCGTCGCTCTGGCCGACACCCTGGCGGCTGACAGCCTGGCTCACGCGCTCGGCGGCGTCCTCACGCGCTTTGCGTCGCTCCGGGAGGCGCCACCGCCTGTCCCCATGCAGCTCCCCTAG
- the sufD gene encoding Fe-S cluster assembly protein SufD → MTTITATKTRPEERFLHAFEAYAGEVLNGTSEHLATLRRKAIERFGALGFPGRKSEAWKYTPITRALQHPYKIDPAPSIPPLRDEDLAPYAIPELDAYRIVLLNGRFAPALSTTSALPQGVILTSLQEAAQQHADLFEKYFAHYLDFENEPFLALNTAFARDGFFLYVPEGIALERPVHVLHLIDTEEELFLQPRHVVVAAPGASIKLVLSGHSRSKRRTFTNSVIEVFVGQGAEVHQYDLRLEGETASAIYSTQAYLEGGARYTNGTLTLGGALIRNNVYVRFDDQEGEAHLYGLFLGRGTMHIDNHTMIDHAVPHCVSNELYKGILDDQATGVFNGKVLVRPHAQKTNAYQSNKSIVLTREARMYSKPELEIYADDVRCTHGAACGQLDENGIFYLRTRGLTLQKARAMMLLAFARDVLDQIAIEPLRAYLDERVASLLAA, encoded by the coding sequence ATGACCACAATAACTGCTACCAAAACGCGTCCAGAAGAGCGCTTCCTGCACGCCTTTGAGGCCTATGCCGGCGAAGTGCTCAACGGCACAAGCGAGCACCTGGCCACGCTGCGCCGGAAAGCCATCGAGCGCTTCGGGGCGCTGGGCTTTCCAGGCCGCAAGTCGGAAGCCTGGAAGTACACGCCCATTACCCGTGCCCTGCAACATCCGTACAAGATTGATCCAGCGCCCTCAATCCCGCCGTTGCGCGACGAGGACCTGGCTCCTTATGCCATCCCCGAACTGGACGCCTATCGCATCGTGCTCCTGAACGGGCGCTTTGCGCCTGCCCTTTCGACTACGTCGGCGCTGCCTCAGGGCGTTATACTGACCAGCCTGCAGGAAGCGGCCCAGCAGCATGCCGATCTATTCGAAAAATACTTCGCTCATTACCTCGACTTTGAAAACGAACCCTTTCTGGCGCTTAACACGGCCTTTGCCCGGGATGGATTCTTCCTGTACGTACCCGAAGGAATCGCCCTGGAGCGCCCGGTGCATGTGCTGCACCTGATTGACACCGAGGAGGAACTGTTTCTGCAGCCGCGCCATGTGGTGGTAGCCGCCCCGGGCGCCTCAATTAAGCTGGTCCTGAGCGGGCACAGCCGCAGCAAGCGCCGCACGTTCACCAACAGCGTCATCGAAGTGTTCGTCGGACAGGGAGCCGAAGTGCACCAGTATGACCTGCGTCTGGAAGGCGAGACGGCTTCTGCTATCTACAGCACGCAGGCCTACCTGGAAGGTGGTGCCCGCTACACCAACGGCACGCTGACGCTGGGCGGCGCCCTGATTCGCAACAACGTGTACGTACGCTTCGATGATCAAGAGGGGGAAGCGCATCTGTATGGCCTCTTTCTGGGGCGCGGCACCATGCATATTGACAACCACACCATGATCGACCATGCGGTGCCGCATTGCGTCAGTAATGAACTCTACAAAGGAATTCTGGACGACCAGGCGACCGGGGTCTTTAACGGCAAAGTGCTTGTACGTCCCCATGCGCAAAAGACAAACGCCTACCAGTCAAACAAGAGTATTGTACTGACGCGGGAGGCCCGCATGTACTCGAAGCCTGAACTGGAAATCTACGCCGACGACGTGCGCTGCACGCACGGCGCAGCCTGCGGCCAGCTTGACGAAAACGGTATCTTTTACCTGCGAACGCGCGGTCTAACGCTCCAGAAAGCCCGGGCTATGATGCTTCTGGCTTTTGCTCGCGACGTGCTCGACCAGATCGCTATCGAGCCGCTGCGGGCTTACCTTGATGAACGGGTAGCCAGCCTTCTGGCAGCCTGA
- a CDS encoding nitrous oxide reductase family maturation protein NosD: MSGDRRHSIWRGMLAFLWLSLTAAQAQPATSLQERLAAAAPGDTVRVVGGVHSGPLRITQPVVLLGEQMPVIDGRGQGTVVTIEAPHVVLQGFVIRNSGRSLDQEDAGIAVYADHVTIADNRLEKVLFGIYLRQADSCRILRNIIEGDLTLETARRGDLIRLWYSNDAIIQDNVTRYGRDVVIWFARGIVLRGNTIAFGRYGLHFMYSDQALIERNRMLQNSVGAYLMYSTRLTFRHNLLAYNRHASAIGVGLKDMDEVRVEENAFVDNQIGIFIDNSPRAIEAQIRYRGNVIAYNDIGVQALQEAPRSTFEDNSFMDNYEQVDLVGGGQFSEENGTFWRRNYWSDYRGYDADRDGYGDLPYQAVALFDALTDRTPAFRLFVFSPAVQALELAARAFPVIRPAPKLIDPTPRMHPRLPEGLPAARQQPQPTLALAGLALLLMGMLTVSRVHLRRLD, from the coding sequence ATGTCCGGGGACAGACGGCATAGCATCTGGCGGGGAATGTTAGCTTTTCTCTGGCTGAGCCTGACCGCAGCGCAGGCGCAGCCTGCCACTTCCCTGCAAGAACGACTGGCAGCCGCTGCCCCCGGCGACACCGTGCGCGTAGTCGGAGGCGTTCATAGCGGCCCGTTACGAATTACCCAGCCCGTGGTGCTGCTGGGGGAGCAAATGCCCGTAATTGACGGACGCGGCCAGGGTACCGTTGTCACCATCGAAGCCCCCCACGTGGTCCTTCAAGGCTTTGTAATTCGCAACTCCGGCCGCTCCCTGGATCAAGAGGACGCGGGCATTGCAGTCTATGCCGACCACGTAACCATTGCCGATAACCGCCTTGAAAAGGTACTGTTTGGCATTTACCTGCGACAGGCCGACTCCTGCCGCATCCTGCGCAATATCATCGAAGGGGATCTCACGCTGGAAACAGCTCGCCGAGGTGACCTGATTCGCCTATGGTACAGTAACGATGCCATCATCCAGGATAACGTTACTCGCTACGGCCGCGACGTGGTTATCTGGTTTGCCCGGGGCATTGTACTGCGCGGCAACACAATTGCGTTCGGTCGTTATGGGCTGCACTTCATGTACAGCGACCAGGCTCTGATCGAACGTAACCGCATGCTCCAGAATTCCGTCGGCGCCTACCTGATGTACAGCACGCGCCTGACGTTCCGCCACAATCTGCTCGCCTACAATCGACATGCTTCTGCGATTGGCGTGGGCCTCAAGGACATGGATGAGGTAAGGGTAGAGGAAAACGCTTTTGTGGACAATCAAATCGGCATTTTTATCGACAACAGCCCACGGGCCATTGAGGCGCAGATTCGCTACCGGGGCAACGTAATCGCCTACAATGACATTGGCGTGCAAGCGCTGCAGGAGGCCCCTCGTAGCACGTTTGAAGACAACAGCTTTATGGATAATTATGAACAGGTAGACCTGGTAGGAGGCGGGCAATTTTCAGAAGAAAACGGGACGTTCTGGCGTCGGAACTACTGGAGCGATTACCGGGGCTATGATGCAGACCGCGACGGCTACGGCGATCTCCCCTACCAGGCCGTTGCGCTCTTTGATGCATTGACCGACCGAACGCCTGCATTTCGATTGTTTGTGTTCAGTCCGGCCGTGCAGGCTCTGGAACTGGCAGCCCGGGCGTTTCCAGTGATACGTCCAGCGCCCAAGCTGATTGATCCGACGCCCCGCATGCACCCTCGACTCCCTGAAGGTCTGCCCGCAGCGCGCCAGCAGCCACAACCAACGCTGGCGCTGGCCGGCCTGGCGCTGTTGCTGATGGGCATGCTAACCGTAAGCCGCGTTCACTTGCGTCGTTTAGACTAA
- a CDS encoding ABC transporter permease translates to MTTTTTRATIALLARKELHDALRNRWFVLYTVIFAVLSLALSWIGLAGGQLYGLAGFGRTTASLINLIMLIVPLMGLTLGALSLALEREQGTLLYVLAQPVVPAEVLLGKLLGLATALTTALSIGFGLSGLLLAWRGSTLGLGAYLGLFGLTILLALLSLSLGLLLSSALPRTAAALGGALFAWLFLVFLGDLGLLGSALVLRVSVEQLFTLSLLNPLQVFKIAAILLLRSDLQVLGPAGQYAMHTYGMRLLPLSVGLLLLWTLLPLLLAYIFFRRRGAL, encoded by the coding sequence ATGACCACCACAACGACACGCGCTACCATCGCGCTCTTAGCCCGCAAGGAACTGCACGATGCCCTGCGCAACCGCTGGTTTGTGCTCTACACGGTAATCTTTGCGGTGCTCTCGCTGGCCCTTTCGTGGATCGGTCTGGCAGGAGGTCAGCTCTACGGGCTGGCAGGATTTGGCCGCACAACAGCCAGCCTGATCAATCTGATCATGCTCATTGTCCCCCTGATGGGACTCACTCTGGGAGCCCTCAGCCTGGCCTTAGAGCGTGAACAGGGCACCCTGCTCTACGTGCTGGCCCAACCTGTTGTCCCCGCCGAAGTGCTGCTGGGCAAGCTGTTGGGATTAGCAACGGCCCTGACAACTGCCCTGAGCATTGGCTTCGGCCTGAGCGGTCTGCTTCTGGCCTGGCGAGGTAGCACGTTAGGGCTGGGCGCCTACCTGGGCCTGTTCGGTTTGACAATCTTACTTGCGCTGCTCAGCTTAAGCCTTGGGCTGCTCCTTTCCAGCGCCCTGCCCCGAACAGCCGCAGCGCTGGGTGGTGCCCTCTTTGCCTGGCTATTTCTGGTGTTTCTGGGCGATCTGGGGTTGCTGGGATCTGCCCTTGTGCTGCGCGTTTCGGTGGAGCAACTCTTCACGCTTTCGCTGCTTAATCCCCTGCAGGTATTTAAAATAGCTGCGATTCTGCTGCTGCGCAGCGATCTGCAAGTTCTGGGACCGGCCGGCCAGTATGCAATGCACACCTACGGCATGCGTCTGCTCCCGCTTTCGGTCGGCCTCCTCTTGCTCTGGACCCTGCTTCCCTTGCTTCTGGCTTACATATTCTTTCGCCGACGGGGCGCGCTGTAA